In a single window of the Acyrthosiphon pisum isolate AL4f chromosome X, pea_aphid_22Mar2018_4r6ur, whole genome shotgun sequence genome:
- the LOC100573992 gene encoding uncharacterized protein LOC100573992, with amino-acid sequence MPRKYERTSVRKSWENKDMEVAILDVTRKVLSVNAAALKYKIPEPTLRRYLKKMIHPLEGEEFRIEFPQNLGRFKKTFSAAQVEELKQYVTDIDKRAFGLSRKQFANVCFDYAEKNGVIHRFNTEKKSAGEGFIREFMRECGLTMRKPESTSVARLMAFNRVNVSNFFELLRDVRLKYSFTAEQIYNVDETGFSTVATKTPKVITPVGTRRVIKISSAERGVTVTCVCAMSATGNYIPPFFIYPRVRMNPKFLEGAPPGLAALPHISGWMTATNFVNYLKHFSSHTRPSTQRPVLLLMDNHASHVTLEAITFCRENGIVMLGFPPHTSHRLQPLDVGVYGPLKTSYSQACDDFLVSNPGICISITHIPKIFGTAYLKVATIQTAVNAFRATGIEPYDSNIFRDEDFQPSLTTDIQSVESTAPAFERQPEILFENTNSAISPTANDSFENQHPQPQTELTPSTSSALPPLPVASKKTARKPRKKLPSFLLSGTPVKEALEQKRKEQEEKELKRQKRLTEKSKKKKARRQLDFPSSSDDEPSIPVPYIDTDDDMDPPEEEDKLCIICSEEGKDELWYQCYKCFKWAHSECSGWDQIQASHRPYKCDFCS; translated from the coding sequence ATGCCACGAAAATACGAGCGTACTAGTGTCAGGAAATCGTGGGAAAATAAGGATATGGAGGTAGCTATATTAGATGTGACACGTAAAGTTTTAAGTGTAAATGCTGCagcattaaaatacaaaatacctgAGCCTACACTGAggagatatttaaaaaaaatgatccaTCCTTTAGAAGGAGAAGAGTTTAGAATAGAATTTCCCCAAAATTTAGGAAGATTCAAAAAAACCTTTTCTGCAGCACAAGTTGAAGAGCTGAAGCAATACGTGACTGATATTGATAAAAGAGCATTTGGCCTATCACGAAAGCAATTCGCTAATGTATGTTTCGATTATGCAGAAAAAAATGGCGTGATCCATAgatttaatactgaaaaaaaaagtgcGGGCGAAGGCTTCATCAGGGAATTCATGAGAGAATGCGGACTGACTATGAGAAAACCTGAGTCTACATCAGTCGCCCGGCTCATGGCATTTAACCGAGTCAACGTCAGCAATTTTTTTGAGTTGCTTAGAGATGTCAGATTAAAATACTCTTTCACAGCTGAACAAATATACAACGTTGACGAGACAGGATTTTCCACTGTGGCAACGAAAACTCCGAAGGTCATCACCCCTGTAGGTACCCGCCGAGTAATTAAAATTTCTTCAGCAGAACGCGGGGTCACAGTTACGTGTGTGTGCGCCATGAGCGCCACTGGAAATTACATCCctccattttttatttatccgaGGGTAAGGATGAATCCGAAATTTTTAGAGGGTGCTCCACCAGGCTTAGCAGCACTTCCGCATATCTCAGGATGGATGACAGCTACCAACTTTGTCAactatttgaaacatttttcatCACACACTCGCCCAAGTACTCAACGTCCCGTTCTTCTTCTCATGGATAATCACGCCTCTCATGTTACCCTTGAAGCTATAACATTTTGTAGGGAGAATGGAATAGTAATGCTCGGCTTCCCACCTCACACTAGCCACCGATTGCAGCCTCTGGATGTGGGGGTTTATGGGCCTCTGAAAACATCCTACAGTCAGGCGTGTGACGATTTTCTGGTATCAAACCCAGGCATATGTATATCTATAACAcatataccaaaaatatttggtaCAGCTTATTTAAAGGTGGCCACTATCCAGACAGCTGTTAATGCATTCAGAGCAACAGGGATTGAACCATATGACAGTAACATTTTCAGGGATGAAGATTTTCAGCCATCATTGACTACTGATATTCAGTCTGTTGAATCTACTGCTCCTGCCTTTGAGCGTCAGccagaaatattatttgaaaatactaaTTCTGCAATATCGCCTACTGCCAATGATTCTTTTGAAAATCAGCACCCTCAACCACAAACAGAGCTGACACCATCTACTTCTTCAGCCTTGCCTCCACTACCAGTGGCAAGTAAAAAGACTGCTAGAAAACCTAGGAAGAAGTTGCCATCGTTTCTTTTATCAGGAACTCCTGTAAAAGAAGCGTTGGAACAGAAAAGGAAGGAACAAGAAGAGAAAGAGCTAAAAAGACAAAAAAGATTGACTGAGaagtcaaaaaaaaagaaagcaCGACGTCAGTTGGACTTCCCTTCATCTTCAGACGACGAGCCATCTATTCCTGTACCATATATTGACACTGATGATGATATGGACCCGCCTGAAGAAGAAGATAAATTGTGCATCATATGTTCTGAAGAAGGCAAGGACGAACTGTGGTACCAGTGCTATAAGTGCTTCAAGTGGGCTCATTCTGAGTGTTCTGGATGGGATCAGATACAGGCCAGCCATAGGCCGTATAAATGTGACTTCTGCTCTTAA